One window from the genome of Gammaproteobacteria bacterium encodes:
- a CDS encoding GxxExxY protein: MDKQDKQDKQDGQDAELKHAQITKSIIGCAFEVINELGPGFLESVYEKALLLALRQKGLSAMFQHPVKVMFRGECVGDFYADLLVEEKVIVELKAVKAIVPEHQAQIINYLNATGIEVGLLINFGNPRLEYKRFTRSKDFKHG, translated from the coding sequence ATGGATAAACAGGATAAACAGGATAAACAGGATGGACAGGATGCGGAGTTGAAGCATGCGCAGATCACCAAGAGCATAATCGGCTGCGCTTTTGAAGTGATCAATGAACTTGGCCCGGGTTTCCTGGAATCGGTTTATGAGAAGGCTTTGCTTCTGGCGCTGCGTCAAAAAGGCTTGTCAGCGATGTTCCAGCATCCTGTCAAGGTGATGTTCAGGGGTGAATGCGTGGGTGACTTTTACGCGGATCTTCTCGTTGAGGAGAAGGTGATCGTCGAGCTGAAAGCTGTCAAAGCCATAGTCCCCGAACACCAGGCGCAGATCATCAATTATCTGAACGCCACCGGGATCGAAGTCGGTTTACTCATCAACTTCGGCAATCCCAGACTCGAATACAAACGCTTCACCAGAAGCAAGGATTTCAAACATGGATAA